Proteins encoded in a region of the Corynebacterium breve genome:
- a CDS encoding DUF2871 domain-containing protein, producing the protein MVKNFYAPLSYMVLGLLAGLFFREYTKRNDFPLDDFSQLNVLHTHLLTLGFIVFLIVLLLDAVFHLSGRKSFAVFFWTYNIGVLTTVTMMLIHGMVTVQGTPESDISPAISGIAGLGHIFITIGLMAFFVAFKPAVAEKMASMN; encoded by the coding sequence ATGGTCAAGAACTTCTATGCTCCCTTGTCGTACATGGTCCTCGGGCTGCTCGCAGGCCTATTTTTCCGCGAGTACACCAAGAGAAACGACTTCCCACTCGATGATTTCTCCCAACTCAACGTCCTGCACACCCACCTGCTCACGCTGGGATTCATTGTGTTCCTCATCGTGTTGCTACTGGACGCGGTCTTCCACCTCTCCGGCCGCAAATCCTTTGCCGTCTTCTTCTGGACCTACAACATCGGCGTACTCACCACTGTCACCATGATGCTGATCCACGGCATGGTCACCGTCCAGGGCACCCCCGAGTCAGACATCTCCCCCGCCATCTCCGGCATCGCGGGTTTGGGCCACATCTTCATCACCATCGGACTCATGGCGTTTTTCGTCGCATTCAAGCCCGCGGTCGCAGAAAAGATGGCTAGCATGAACTAA
- a CDS encoding SLC13 family permease — protein MTTTTSSQAHPETPPRKNQLIPMLLGPLLGLGLFFLLPDTLETPGKAVAACALWMALWWITEPVPIPVTSLLPIVLFPLFGMGTLQEVASPYANSVIFLVLGGVLLGLATEKSNLHIRIALLTVRLVGTKPSQIVLGLMIASAFISAWVSNTATAVIMVPIASSILHLVRSVDKDAGGTKFAASLLLGVAYGVTIGSTATPIGQPPMALMKAFLLETYDFDLSFGRWMLVGVPWAIVMVVLAWLVLTKFVYRPEVDEIPGGKQLIANEIAKLGPMSTAEKRVAAVFSAAIIFWVVVPFISEIPVVAEYVPWLASLSDAQIAVAAAILCFIVPNGETGGERAYSRLLQWPDAKEVPWGLLLLFGGGLSLSAMFTQTGFSEWVGEQVAGLANLPAWAIILIVMVVSLALTELTSNTATAAAFFPIFGAVAVGVGIDPLVMTIVVTLSVCSAFMLPVATPSNAVAFGSGDITIKQMVRAGVWMNLVALVLIMIVMYTLVPLVFGVSI, from the coding sequence ATGACGACGACTACGAGTTCTCAAGCTCATCCCGAAACGCCACCGAGGAAAAATCAGCTCATTCCGATGCTGCTGGGTCCGCTGCTGGGGCTGGGCCTTTTCTTCCTCCTCCCCGACACCCTCGAAACTCCGGGCAAAGCAGTAGCCGCTTGCGCACTATGGATGGCGCTGTGGTGGATCACCGAGCCGGTACCCATCCCTGTGACCTCTTTGCTGCCGATTGTGCTGTTTCCACTCTTCGGTATGGGAACACTGCAGGAGGTGGCCAGTCCCTATGCGAACTCCGTCATCTTTCTCGTCCTAGGCGGTGTCCTACTGGGATTGGCAACGGAAAAATCCAACCTGCACATCCGCATCGCGCTTCTGACGGTGCGGTTGGTGGGTACAAAGCCTTCCCAGATCGTGCTCGGACTGATGATTGCCTCGGCGTTCATTTCTGCCTGGGTGTCCAACACTGCGACCGCCGTGATCATGGTTCCGATCGCCTCATCGATTCTGCACCTAGTGCGTTCGGTTGATAAAGACGCCGGGGGCACAAAGTTTGCCGCGTCTCTGCTGCTCGGCGTGGCATACGGCGTGACCATTGGCTCCACTGCAACTCCGATTGGGCAGCCCCCGATGGCGCTGATGAAGGCGTTCTTGCTGGAAACATACGACTTCGATCTTTCTTTCGGCCGTTGGATGCTCGTCGGCGTGCCGTGGGCGATCGTCATGGTTGTGTTGGCTTGGCTGGTGTTAACCAAGTTTGTGTACCGCCCTGAGGTGGATGAAATCCCAGGTGGCAAGCAGCTCATCGCTAATGAAATCGCCAAGCTGGGACCGATGAGCACTGCCGAAAAGCGGGTTGCAGCGGTCTTCTCGGCGGCGATCATCTTCTGGGTAGTTGTGCCGTTCATTAGTGAGATTCCCGTCGTGGCGGAGTACGTGCCGTGGCTAGCTAGCCTCTCCGACGCACAGATCGCCGTTGCCGCAGCTATCTTGTGCTTCATCGTTCCGAATGGTGAAACTGGTGGCGAGCGCGCGTACTCACGCCTGCTGCAGTGGCCAGATGCCAAGGAAGTCCCGTGGGGGCTGCTGCTCCTGTTCGGCGGTGGTCTGTCGCTGTCGGCAATGTTCACTCAGACCGGATTTTCCGAATGGGTGGGTGAGCAGGTTGCTGGCCTTGCGAACCTGCCAGCCTGGGCAATCATCCTCATCGTCATGGTGGTCAGCCTCGCCTTGACGGAACTGACCTCCAACACCGCAACCGCGGCTGCGTTCTTCCCGATCTTCGGTGCAGTTGCTGTCGGCGTGGGCATTGACCCGTTGGTCATGACGATCGTGGTGACTCTCTCCGTCTGTTCGGCGTTCATGCTCCCAGTGGCAACCCCGTCCAACGCAGTGGCGTTTGGTTCTGGTGACATCACCATCAAGCAGATGGTGCGCGCAGGCGTATGGATGAATCTGGTGGCTTTGGTCCTGATCATGATCGTGATGTACACCCTGGTGCCGCTGGTGTTTGGAGTGTCTATCTAG
- a CDS encoding PadR family transcriptional regulator: MAPKKPPTQLRKGAIELAILTLLDREELYGAELLERLSSYPGLAAPSGTVYPLLTRLTTKELVTSRWEESPKGPPRKYYSLTPQGRAMRDQLASDFQQITEDMLALLHPERRTP; this comes from the coding sequence ATGGCCCCCAAGAAGCCGCCCACCCAGCTGCGCAAAGGTGCGATCGAATTAGCGATCCTCACCCTGCTTGACCGCGAAGAACTCTACGGCGCCGAGCTCCTCGAGCGACTTTCCAGCTACCCCGGCCTCGCCGCCCCGTCCGGAACCGTTTACCCGCTACTCACGCGACTCACCACAAAAGAGCTGGTCACAAGCCGCTGGGAGGAATCGCCCAAAGGCCCGCCACGCAAGTACTACTCGCTTACCCCGCAAGGCCGAGCGATGCGCGACCAACTCGCCTCCGACTTCCAACAAATCACCGAGGACATGCTCGCCCTCCTGCACCCCGAAAGGCGCACACCATGA
- a CDS encoding HAAS signaling domain-containing protein yields MNRYLEAIAAALREQRMPRRQIDSIVAEHRSLIDDLLATDTNLTDELGAPEVYAAEVAAGIQRREPQLLGFVPVNLLGAFSRDSRRKMWDPQDPRVLQPHQLGIGWSINWGAVAVKLGLIQPDDIDHDVIASIPRPALRAAQAVPAVVTAAQGCMLVRRWRSLPDSVHTQWAMDGTPKGARCSKNALSLSLFVSAVATAAALIPAMRGDREDSLNAASLASVAAGITTGQLAGAVAEAGGDERAGNTALGVILGSLVASVAVITAPIFAGLRAVWRREGVA; encoded by the coding sequence ATGAACCGCTATCTCGAAGCCATTGCTGCAGCCCTGCGCGAGCAGCGTATGCCACGTCGCCAGATCGACAGTATTGTCGCTGAGCACCGCTCGCTTATCGACGACCTCCTCGCCACGGACACGAATCTCACCGATGAACTGGGCGCCCCGGAGGTTTACGCCGCCGAGGTCGCGGCGGGGATCCAGCGCCGGGAGCCGCAGCTTTTGGGTTTCGTTCCCGTGAACCTGCTCGGTGCCTTCTCTCGGGACTCCCGCCGCAAGATGTGGGACCCACAAGACCCACGAGTCTTGCAACCGCACCAGCTAGGAATCGGCTGGTCGATCAACTGGGGAGCCGTGGCGGTGAAGCTCGGCCTGATCCAACCCGACGATATCGACCACGACGTCATTGCCTCCATTCCGCGGCCAGCTTTGCGAGCGGCTCAAGCGGTACCAGCTGTGGTGACTGCCGCCCAGGGGTGCATGCTGGTGCGTCGTTGGCGTTCATTGCCGGATAGTGTTCACACTCAGTGGGCGATGGACGGTACGCCTAAGGGAGCGAGATGCTCGAAGAACGCACTCAGCTTGAGCCTGTTTGTGAGTGCTGTCGCCACCGCAGCTGCTCTGATCCCGGCTATGCGCGGTGACCGGGAGGACTCCCTCAACGCCGCCTCCCTGGCCTCCGTCGCTGCGGGTATCACTACTGGTCAGCTCGCTGGCGCTGTCGCTGAAGCTGGTGGCGACGAGCGCGCCGGCAACACCGCCCTCGGTGTGATCCTGGGGTCGCTGGTGGCCTCCGTCGCTGTGATCACCGCTCCGATCTTCGCTGGGCTGCGCGCGGTGTGGCGCCGCGAAGGTGTGGCGTAA
- a CDS encoding heavy metal translocating P-type ATPase: MKKMKSWRVVIVSGLLIVASWLTQGRLSDALMIAAAVVVGWQIAVSAIQALRIKVISIDLLVMVAAIGALFLQNWWESAAVTFLFALGKALERATLNKTRKALSDLVDAAPETATVLRDDEPVQVEIWELVPGDIVLVRNGEQIPVDGRVVSGRGGVDEATITGESVPAEKAEDSEVFAGTWLRSGVLRVEAVGIGADSTLAKIIRRVEDAQDDKAKTQTFLEKFSQWYTPGVMVAALLVGLITRNTELALTLLVIACPGALVISIPVSIVAGIGRAAKDGVLIKGGEYLETSAKVDAVVVDKTGTLTNGTPVLTNVDVLDPSYSAEQVLTLAARAETASEHPLAEAIIRGAEDRGLQVDMVDYAEPVTGKGILAEVDGVSVTVGSAELLEVAPDNARILELNEQGKTAMYVGVNGAAVGIVAVADTIRADAPAAVDALHKRGVKVIMATGDAERVARNVAAELGVDEVRAELLPEDKLDIVKELQGQGLTVAMVGDGVNDTPALAQADIGVAMGAAGSPAAIETADIALMADKLPRLPYALSLAQRTVRTMKVNIGIALFTVAVLLAGVLLGDVTMSIGMLVHEASVLIVIVIAMLLLRPTLHEEEPAGVGARVADAEAAGAGAGAASGAASGAAR; this comes from the coding sequence GTGAAGAAAATGAAATCATGGCGAGTAGTGATAGTCTCAGGCTTGCTCATCGTGGCATCGTGGCTCACGCAAGGCAGGCTTTCCGACGCCCTCATGATCGCGGCCGCGGTTGTCGTCGGTTGGCAGATCGCGGTGTCGGCGATCCAGGCGCTGCGGATCAAGGTCATCTCGATAGACCTCTTAGTTATGGTGGCGGCCATCGGCGCGCTATTCCTGCAGAACTGGTGGGAATCCGCGGCGGTGACCTTCCTGTTCGCGCTGGGCAAGGCCCTGGAACGCGCGACGTTGAACAAGACCCGGAAGGCGCTGTCGGACCTAGTCGATGCGGCCCCTGAAACCGCGACAGTGCTTCGCGACGACGAGCCCGTGCAGGTGGAAATCTGGGAGCTGGTCCCCGGCGACATCGTGCTGGTGCGCAACGGCGAGCAGATCCCGGTAGACGGTCGAGTCGTGTCGGGCCGCGGTGGCGTGGACGAGGCAACCATTACCGGCGAATCCGTGCCGGCCGAAAAGGCCGAGGACTCCGAGGTTTTCGCAGGTACCTGGCTGCGTTCGGGAGTGCTGCGCGTGGAGGCAGTGGGCATTGGCGCGGACTCCACCCTGGCGAAAATCATCCGCCGCGTTGAGGACGCGCAAGATGACAAGGCGAAGACCCAGACGTTCTTGGAGAAGTTCTCCCAGTGGTACACCCCCGGCGTGATGGTCGCGGCCCTTTTGGTCGGCCTGATTACGCGAAACACCGAACTTGCGCTGACGCTTTTGGTCATCGCGTGCCCTGGCGCACTGGTGATCTCGATTCCGGTATCCATCGTCGCAGGCATCGGACGCGCAGCCAAGGACGGTGTGTTGATCAAGGGCGGCGAGTACCTGGAGACTTCGGCGAAGGTGGACGCGGTGGTCGTCGATAAGACTGGCACGTTGACCAACGGCACGCCAGTGCTTACCAACGTCGATGTGTTGGACCCGAGTTACTCCGCCGAGCAAGTACTGACGTTGGCGGCGCGCGCCGAGACCGCGTCCGAGCACCCGCTGGCCGAGGCGATCATCCGCGGTGCCGAGGACCGCGGACTGCAGGTGGACATGGTTGATTACGCCGAACCTGTGACCGGCAAGGGCATCCTTGCAGAGGTCGACGGTGTCTCGGTAACTGTGGGTTCCGCCGAACTACTCGAGGTTGCGCCTGATAATGCGCGCATCTTGGAGCTCAACGAGCAGGGCAAGACCGCAATGTATGTGGGTGTAAATGGTGCAGCTGTGGGCATCGTCGCCGTGGCGGACACCATCCGTGCCGATGCGCCTGCTGCCGTGGATGCGCTGCACAAGCGCGGGGTCAAGGTCATTATGGCGACCGGTGACGCCGAGCGCGTCGCCCGCAACGTGGCCGCTGAGCTGGGAGTTGACGAAGTCCGCGCCGAGTTGCTGCCCGAGGACAAACTGGACATCGTGAAGGAATTGCAGGGTCAAGGTCTCACCGTGGCCATGGTCGGCGACGGCGTCAACGACACCCCGGCGCTCGCCCAGGCCGACATCGGCGTGGCGATGGGTGCAGCTGGCTCCCCCGCCGCGATCGAAACCGCCGACATCGCGCTGATGGCCGACAAGCTGCCACGATTGCCATACGCGTTGAGTCTGGCTCAGCGTACCGTGCGCACCATGAAGGTCAACATCGGCATCGCGCTGTTCACCGTGGCTGTGCTGCTGGCCGGCGTGCTCCTGGGTGACGTCACCATGTCGATCGGCATGCTGGTCCACGAGGCATCGGTCCTGATCGTGATCGTGATCGCCATGTTGCTGCTGCGTCCGACGCTGCATGAGGAAGAGCCTGCGGGCGTTGGTGCCCGGGTGGCTGATGCGGAGGCGGCTGGCGCTGGGGCGGGCGCTGCGTCGGGCGCTGCGTCGGGCGCTGCGCGCTAA
- a CDS encoding heavy-metal-associated domain-containing protein, giving the protein MTTNTTLRSDEFSCPSCVSKIETKLNGLDGVDNAEVKFSSGRILVDHDAEKVSVKELVDAVAAVGYTAKPSAY; this is encoded by the coding sequence ATGACCACCAACACCACTCTTCGTTCCGATGAATTTAGCTGCCCAAGCTGCGTATCCAAGATTGAGACCAAGCTCAATGGCCTTGATGGCGTGGACAACGCTGAGGTGAAGTTCTCCTCCGGACGCATCCTGGTCGACCACGACGCAGAGAAGGTCTCGGTGAAGGAGCTTGTCGACGCAGTCGCGGCCGTCGGCTACACCGCAAAGCCATCCGCTTACTAA
- a CDS encoding Crp/Fnr family transcriptional regulator, producing the protein MARNPVRHNCAQPHQCSFDVRMKVLARSPLTKYLTPEEHQALDAHLTAWAWAEGDPIMMTGEEVTGSYMIASGRARITHDTSDGRELTVDIAVPGDLVGPLSTGPAPATETAWAMETTCALYFSGEALGTIVEKHPQLAVSILSKQQTRIAQLTQRKAGLVSLTVEQRVAAALLYLDGKLGQKRRDGSSLLQVRLRRDDIAGLAGTTVESASRALTKMKKEGLIDSGREWISLVDNAALERLASGLSAN; encoded by the coding sequence ATGGCTCGAAACCCCGTCCGTCACAATTGCGCGCAACCACACCAGTGCTCCTTCGACGTGCGCATGAAGGTGCTGGCCCGCTCCCCGCTGACCAAGTACCTGACACCCGAGGAGCACCAGGCGCTGGACGCCCACCTCACCGCGTGGGCATGGGCAGAAGGCGACCCCATCATGATGACCGGCGAGGAAGTCACCGGCAGCTACATGATCGCGTCAGGGCGGGCCCGCATCACGCACGACACCAGCGACGGGCGCGAGCTCACCGTGGACATCGCGGTTCCCGGCGACCTCGTCGGCCCGCTCAGCACCGGCCCCGCGCCTGCGACCGAGACAGCGTGGGCGATGGAAACCACCTGTGCGCTGTATTTTTCCGGGGAGGCGCTGGGGACGATCGTCGAGAAGCATCCGCAGCTCGCTGTGTCCATCCTGTCGAAGCAGCAAACCCGCATCGCCCAGCTCACACAGCGCAAGGCGGGACTCGTGTCGCTGACGGTGGAGCAGCGCGTGGCCGCCGCCTTGCTGTATCTCGACGGCAAACTGGGCCAGAAACGGCGCGACGGTTCCAGCCTGTTGCAGGTGCGATTGCGTCGCGACGACATCGCGGGGCTGGCCGGGACCACCGTGGAGTCAGCATCGCGCGCGCTGACGAAAATGAAGAAGGAGGGGCTGATTGACTCGGGGCGGGAGTGGATTTCGCTCGTCGATAATGCTGCTTTGGAGCGCCTGGCCAGCGGATTGAGCGCTAATTGA
- a CDS encoding SulP family inorganic anion transporter — protein MAQSTTGTQTHPEIPLGVGSSFRFAFSSPARLRTEILAGLSVALALIPEAIAFSILAGVDPAVGLFSSVIMAIVISFTGGRPGMITAATGAIALVIAPVVKSHGIDYLIATVLLGGVFQIVLAALGVAKLQRFIPRSVMIGFVNALGIMIFMAQLEHLINVPWAVYPLVAAGILLMVFWPRVTAAIPAPLITIIVITAIVLVASINVPRVSDMGELPDSLPEFFIPNVPLTWETFQIIAPYALGLAIVGLMESLMTAKLVDDITDTHSDKTRESWGQGVANIASGLFGGMGGCAMIGQTMINVRESRARTRLSSLVAGAFLLVLMLLLGDIVGQIPMAALVAIMIMVSVGTIDWHSLHPRTLKLMPRSETSTMIVTVIATLATSNLAVGVILGVVTASLFFARRVAHLVRVDKVEPNTYQVHGQLFFASSNDLVYQFDYNDEADHIIIDLTAAEIWDASTVATLDSITQKFQDKGKTVEIVGIDGPSRYRLERLTGQLGD, from the coding sequence ATGGCTCAATCTACCACGGGGACCCAGACCCACCCGGAGATCCCGCTTGGCGTAGGCAGCTCCTTCCGCTTCGCGTTTTCGTCCCCGGCGCGTCTGCGCACCGAGATCCTCGCCGGCCTGTCCGTCGCACTTGCGCTGATCCCGGAAGCGATCGCATTCTCGATCCTCGCGGGCGTCGACCCTGCCGTAGGCCTCTTTTCATCTGTAATCATGGCGATCGTCATTTCGTTTACCGGCGGGCGCCCCGGCATGATTACCGCGGCCACCGGCGCGATCGCCCTTGTCATTGCGCCAGTAGTGAAATCTCACGGCATCGACTACCTCATTGCCACTGTGCTGCTCGGCGGCGTTTTCCAGATCGTGCTCGCGGCGCTGGGTGTGGCCAAGCTGCAACGCTTCATCCCACGCTCCGTGATGATCGGCTTTGTCAACGCACTGGGCATCATGATTTTCATGGCACAGCTCGAACACCTGATCAACGTGCCCTGGGCTGTGTATCCGCTGGTCGCCGCCGGCATCCTGCTAATGGTGTTCTGGCCACGCGTCACCGCCGCGATCCCCGCGCCACTGATCACCATCATCGTGATCACGGCGATCGTTTTGGTCGCCAGCATCAACGTCCCGCGCGTGTCCGACATGGGCGAGCTGCCCGATTCCCTTCCGGAGTTTTTCATCCCCAACGTTCCGCTGACCTGGGAAACCTTCCAGATCATCGCGCCTTATGCCCTCGGTTTAGCCATCGTGGGTCTGATGGAATCGCTCATGACCGCCAAGCTTGTCGACGACATCACCGACACCCACTCCGACAAAACCCGCGAAAGCTGGGGCCAGGGCGTAGCGAACATCGCATCCGGTCTCTTCGGCGGAATGGGCGGCTGCGCCATGATCGGCCAAACGATGATCAACGTCCGCGAATCCCGCGCGCGAACCCGCTTGTCGTCGCTAGTGGCTGGCGCATTCCTGCTGGTCTTGATGCTGCTGCTTGGCGACATCGTGGGCCAGATCCCGATGGCCGCGCTGGTCGCCATCATGATCATGGTGTCCGTGGGCACCATCGACTGGCATTCGCTGCATCCGCGCACGCTCAAGCTGATGCCGCGCTCGGAAACCTCGACCATGATCGTCACCGTGATCGCTACCCTGGCCACGAGCAACCTGGCTGTCGGCGTGATACTGGGCGTGGTCACAGCATCGCTGTTCTTCGCGCGTCGCGTCGCCCATTTGGTGCGCGTGGACAAGGTCGAGCCGAACACCTACCAGGTGCATGGCCAGCTGTTTTTCGCCTCGTCCAACGACTTGGTCTACCAGTTCGATTACAACGACGAGGCCGACCACATCATCATCGACCTCACCGCCGCCGAAATCTGGGACGCTTCCACTGTGGCCACATTGGATTCCATTACGCAGAAGTTCCAGGACAAGGGCAAGACCGTGGAGATCGTCGGCATCGATGGCCCGAGTCGCTACCGTCTTGAGAGGCTCACCGGCCAGCTCGGCGACTAG
- a CDS encoding MerR family transcriptional regulator, with the protein MQKERAPLSELGLKIGEVTQLTGLSDSTLRHYDSVGLISPSKRSAGGFRLYDDRDVQRILLIRRMKPLGFSLDQMRDFLDAADVVRGESSASERAQAEATIAGIREEAHARYAKLQKQIGYAEDFLGTIDALEG; encoded by the coding sequence ATGCAAAAGGAGCGCGCGCCCTTGTCGGAGCTTGGCTTGAAGATCGGTGAGGTCACTCAACTCACAGGGCTTTCCGACTCAACCCTGCGCCACTACGACAGCGTCGGCCTCATTTCCCCCTCAAAGCGCAGTGCCGGCGGCTTCAGGCTTTACGACGACCGCGACGTCCAACGCATCCTGCTCATCCGGCGGATGAAGCCGCTGGGTTTCAGCCTGGACCAGATGCGCGATTTCTTGGATGCGGCGGATGTGGTGCGCGGGGAGTCGTCGGCAAGCGAGAGGGCGCAGGCAGAGGCGACGATTGCCGGGATCCGTGAGGAAGCACATGCGCGCTACGCCAAGTTGCAGAAGCAGATCGGCTACGCGGAGGACTTCCTTGGCACTATTGACGCACTGGAGGGTTAG
- a CDS encoding ABC transporter permease subunit, which translates to MIFSRLFASGWRGLVGWAIGIAAVLFLYLPLYPSLQTPELAKMIEALPPEMIQAFGYDQISSGPGYAQATFFGLLGFVLAVIACITWGTSFIAGAEESGDLELTLAHAVGRKQYAWQSALALVARMAVLAVVVFVLLLGLNEPSELELSTRNMLAVVVAWAGLGLLAGAASLAVGALTGRRSWAIGAGTAVAVVGYICDAIASMNADFDWLAKLSPFYWAYGQTPLVNGFDWGGLALLWGSVAALVVVAVVALDRRDITG; encoded by the coding sequence ATGATCTTTTCACGACTTTTCGCAAGCGGCTGGCGCGGTCTCGTCGGCTGGGCCATCGGTATCGCTGCGGTGCTTTTCTTGTACCTGCCGCTGTACCCTTCGCTACAAACACCTGAGCTAGCGAAGATGATCGAGGCTTTGCCGCCCGAGATGATCCAAGCCTTTGGGTACGACCAGATTTCTTCCGGCCCCGGCTACGCGCAGGCCACGTTCTTTGGATTGTTGGGCTTTGTGTTGGCTGTAATCGCGTGCATCACGTGGGGCACGTCGTTCATCGCAGGTGCCGAGGAATCCGGCGACCTCGAGCTCACTTTGGCCCACGCCGTGGGACGCAAGCAGTACGCGTGGCAGTCCGCGCTGGCGTTGGTCGCCCGGATGGCAGTCTTGGCTGTGGTGGTATTTGTGCTGTTGCTGGGGTTGAATGAGCCATCTGAGCTGGAGCTTTCGACCCGCAACATGCTGGCCGTGGTAGTTGCTTGGGCGGGGCTCGGGTTGCTTGCTGGCGCTGCTTCATTGGCGGTCGGCGCCCTGACCGGACGGCGCAGCTGGGCGATCGGCGCCGGTACTGCCGTGGCTGTGGTCGGCTACATTTGCGATGCGATCGCTTCCATGAACGCCGACTTCGACTGGCTGGCCAAGCTGTCGCCGTTTTATTGGGCATATGGACAGACCCCGCTGGTCAACGGCTTCGACTGGGGCGGGCTAGCGCTGCTGTGGGGCTCGGTGGCTGCGCTCGTCGTCGTGGCGGTGGTGGCGCTGGACCGCCGTGACATCACCGGTTAG
- a CDS encoding ABC transporter ATP-binding protein, whose translation MTNVIHAQALEKKYGQHLAVDGIDLKVERGSIFGLVGPNGAGKTTILRMLVDIIRPTGGELTVLGETPSQSTAALRQRIGYLPGELKFNDRITGEKMLRHLARISGPVDQVFVDKLAQRLGVDLTRPVRALSKGNKQKIGLIQAFMHLPELLILDEPTSGLDPLMQREFLALVREARDNGQTVLLSSHILSEIQHAADQVAVLAQGKIVANDNVANLRLASVSRVRAIVAGITAEEARMVLGGVLEDVSAEATGSGELVSVEGMVRGQIDKVVKALARFELVDLSIEEPDLEESILDLYARKDAQR comes from the coding sequence ATGACCAATGTCATTCACGCCCAGGCTCTAGAAAAGAAGTACGGGCAGCACCTCGCCGTTGACGGCATCGACCTAAAAGTTGAGCGTGGCTCAATCTTCGGCTTGGTCGGCCCCAACGGCGCAGGCAAAACCACCATCTTGCGCATGCTGGTCGACATCATCCGTCCCACCGGCGGCGAACTCACTGTGCTCGGCGAAACACCGAGCCAATCCACCGCTGCGCTGCGCCAACGCATCGGCTACCTCCCCGGCGAGCTCAAATTCAACGACCGCATCACCGGCGAGAAAATGTTGCGCCACCTCGCCCGGATTAGCGGGCCGGTGGACCAGGTATTCGTCGACAAGCTTGCCCAGCGCTTGGGGGTAGACCTGACACGCCCCGTGCGCGCGCTATCCAAGGGCAATAAGCAGAAGATCGGGCTGATTCAAGCGTTCATGCACCTCCCTGAGCTGCTCATTCTCGACGAACCCACCAGCGGACTCGATCCTCTGATGCAGCGCGAGTTTTTGGCGCTGGTGCGCGAGGCCCGCGACAACGGCCAGACGGTGCTGTTGAGCTCGCACATCTTGAGTGAGATTCAGCATGCAGCAGATCAGGTCGCAGTGCTGGCGCAGGGCAAGATCGTGGCCAACGACAACGTGGCTAACCTGCGCCTGGCCAGCGTGTCGCGTGTGCGCGCGATCGTTGCTGGCATAACGGCGGAGGAGGCGCGCATGGTGCTCGGCGGCGTGCTAGAGGATGTCAGCGCTGAGGCCACCGGCTCGGGCGAGCTCGTGAGCGTTGAAGGTATGGTCCGCGGACAAATCGACAAGGTGGTCAAGGCGCTGGCGCGATTCGAACTGGTTGACCTGTCCATCGAAGAACCCGACCTGGAGGAATCCATCCTGGACCTGTACGCCCGAAAGGACGCGCAACGATGA
- a CDS encoding TetR/AcrR family transcriptional regulator: protein MNTPARHDATDAILSAAEAEFSEHGFQKTSVAAIANRAGIAVGTVYLAFPSKYELFKAVFSQLQQRRQVDLLNRLDWSDPRTAIGQLIRENIAATASNRVLAEWHSEKIGPQLRADMGAGDLWRFEELFQQWHDAGLLAPTVDTAMLADLLEVARVVDQAAISSPATFEFLVEAVVDKLFV, encoded by the coding sequence ATGAACACCCCCGCACGCCACGACGCCACCGATGCCATCCTCAGCGCCGCCGAGGCAGAATTCTCAGAGCACGGGTTCCAAAAGACCAGCGTGGCAGCCATCGCCAATCGGGCCGGGATCGCCGTTGGCACCGTCTACCTCGCCTTTCCGTCCAAGTACGAGCTGTTCAAGGCCGTGTTCTCCCAGCTTCAGCAAAGGCGCCAGGTCGACCTACTCAACCGACTGGACTGGTCCGACCCACGCACGGCGATCGGCCAACTCATTAGAGAAAACATCGCCGCTACCGCCAGCAACCGCGTCCTCGCAGAGTGGCACAGCGAGAAGATCGGGCCACAACTCCGAGCCGACATGGGTGCCGGCGACCTGTGGCGCTTCGAGGAGCTCTTCCAGCAATGGCACGACGCGGGCCTACTCGCCCCCACCGTGGACACCGCCATGCTCGCCGACCTCCTCGAAGTAGCGCGCGTTGTCGATCAAGCTGCGATCAGCAGTCCGGCGACGTTTGAGTTTTTGGTGGAGGCGGTCGTCGACAAGCTTTTTGTTTAG